The genomic segment GTAGAAGCAGAATTATGGAAAGTGAACCTGTACCTGCCATTACTGCACCACCTGGAGCTGCGTGGTTCAGGGAACAGCAGGCAGTTGTTTAGGGAGTGCTTGATTTGAATTTCCAGGTTTAATTTAAGCAGTACAATCCACTTTAGGAtaaattttaaattattttaaatatattttggcTGTTTCATATTGTATATAGACGGATAGATATATGAGAGGTTTTTATAATGTTTAATAtctgattttaaataaataatggattATTTTATCTGCTCATATATTGTAGTCTGTTGTTTTATGACTCGAAAACAAACTGTTTAATTTGTATCTGTttattgtgcgtgtgtgtgtctgcaggtctGGGTGATGGATGGGGTCAGCCACCACAGTTCAGTTCTCTGGACAGCACGGCTAAAGAACTGGGATCTCATCTTTTACAAGTCAGTACAGGAAACAACATAGTGGTCCGACACTCTAATGTGCTCCTCTTCTGTTATGATTATGCTTGTCTAACTAAAATACACTTATGGACCACTTAGTTACTAAGTACTCAGTAACCTAATGAAGTGTCAGGAGTGAcacctggtgtggtcttctgctttgatatacagtatatatacacacagtatatagtACATTCAGacaaccagtctggtcattctcttCTGATCCCTGACATCAACAAGGCGTTTTTGCCCGGTGAACTGCTGCTTTTCTCATTTTCTGACTATTTATTGTAAACCCTACAGATGGTTGTGGGTGAAAATCCTAGAAGACTCCACTACATTACACTGCACTACACTacgcatactatactatatactatactagaATATAATACAGTTtgctgtactatactatactgcattatcctgtactgtactatactacaGTAGACTACAATATAGtatgctatactatactatactatattatgctgtactacactatactgtactatactatagtataatacaatatagtatgctatactgtactatactatactgcactatattatactatagtataatacaatatagtatgctatactgtactatactacactatattatactatactataatacaatatagtatgctatactgtactatactatactataatatactatactatgctatactataatacaatatagtatgctatactgtactatactatactatactagactacactacactacactatactatactgtactatgctatactatactttattatactgtattgtaCTATAGACTACACTACCCTATagtagaatataatataatatactgtactgtactgtactgtactgtactatactatacatatgaTATACTATGCTATACTTTTTATACAATAAACTAAGAACATCATATGAAATTGAGTGCCATGTGTAGTATAATACTAGGCCTGCACAGGCCTTTGACACAAACATAGAAAatgtaaatctgaatgaaacaTTCACTTCCGTTTTTGTTTGGTGGTACAGCAGAATAAAAATGTCAGGCTTCTGTCGAGTGTTTTCAAGGTACATTAAATCATCATATTTGGTCCAGTGCAAAAGAAAATGAGATTCACTTTCCACTTCACCAAAAACCACACAGCTCACACACTCTGGTGTATTATTGGAAACCGCCAGTGAAAATCTCAATGGTGATACACAGTACATTACAACATTGTCGTTAGTTCACGGAATTCAATTTAGAATTGGCACTTTGCACCACACccaataatttaaatatttaactgatTGAATTTGCTTTCTCCACATGTTTCTTTACtatatgtgcatttttttttatttatttgtatgatTTATGCTTATTTATTCCCTGTGATCCCAACCCGTATCCAAGTGacctttgccccccccccccccttttttttttttactgaagccAACATCAGTGCTGTTACAGCCAGAGCTTCTCATGGAACTGGTGTCACTGAGTGctttaaataactttaaattTAGATAGATCCCCATCTTTAccttctttatttaattttccacACCTTACACCTTATACCCAACCAAACTGACTactgtccatttttaaaaaaagatgaaaaatataaGTAGCCTAAAGCATCGTAGGTATGAATGTGAATCGTCTCCCTCAAGTCCTGAGAGATGAGGATTTAGGAaagtgcagctgctgctgagtggTGGTAATGTGTGGTCTGCTGCAGACGAGAGAGCACGATGTTCTGCTTGCCCTCAAAATTCCTCCCTCCATAATTGGTCTGCGTATAGGGTCTGACTCAATATTTATGTGGATTAAATAACATTCAAATACTGTTTTGAATGTATCGTTTAAACACTTTCTCTCCGACTCAGAAAGAATTTCGCCTATGTTTGTGATGTTACCTTCCAGGAATCGTGAAATCTGTGTtcacttatcttatcttatcttgacTGTAGAGTCAAAGGCATGAGCGGCGGGGTTGAATAAGAATCATGAACATTtctaacacatttattttgtattttcctcTCAGACTCTGGATggctttgtgtttattgttgccTCTGATGGGAAAATCATGTATATATCAGAAACAGCATCAGTCCATCTCGGCCTGTCTCAGGTAAGAGCTCAGTCACACTGAAACTAAATCaagtatttattataataataataataatagtataatgTAGCATCCAGTGCAATAGCTGATTACACAAACATTCCACATCATGGAATGTGCCAGAAGTGGATTGTTCTGATTTCTGCATGGGTTCAATACCATTCTATGTTTTGTCTTGCATTGTGGGTGattataactgtgtgtgtgtgtgtgtgtgatcactgcACATTCATGAGCGCCTGTTGGAAACATGTGTGCTGCAGGTGGAGCTCACAGGAAACAGTATATTTGAGTACATCCACCCGTCAGACCATGATGAGATGACAGCTGTGCTGGGTGTTCACCAGCCCCCACACCATCACTTCCCTCCAGGTACAGTCTTTCACTGGACATATTATGGAGTTCCCATGTTCACTGATTTATGAAAACTCCACTATTaccagtgttgtaatataacaaatactttgttactgtacttaagtacaaaatgtatgtatctctactgttatttatatttcaaacaacttttacttttactccactacatttcctctatataactatataatatattatatatatataataaaatcagaagaagaagagttgtaatggtctgtatttatatagagcttttctagtcttgatgagctgctttacactatagttttgccattcacacatctttcatacgcttcaacatggggttaagtgtcttgcccaaagacacatatagactagcagagccaggaattgaacccacaaccgtCCAGTtcaaagacaactcgccctaccaccaggcaacttctaaaacttaagtacattttatatcagaaaatgacttttgataattaagtgcagtaaatgccatatactttaacttttacttaagtaatattataaaaaaaagtcacttcaacttctaccaaagtcattttctggtaagatacttctacttttactcaagtatccccaaggtactttatacaataCTATTACATGTGTATCATGTATCTGATAGTGATCTAAGGCAGGCGCCTCTAACTCAAACTGCTAATATTGtcataaaatttaaaaaaaatacttttcttaACCTTTTTATCATTTGTAATTAGAAAAGGGGATAAACAGTTCAATTCAGctttataatatttaatttttaatatcAAATAAGAAAACATAATCAAAACTTGCACTAAACTAACAAATATTTACAGTTGTAATTCATTGTAAATGTACTTTCTGAACTGATAACTTAAATTCTTATTGTTGATGAGAATGATGAACATCTTTAGTAAGAGTAGTTTAAACTGATGTGAAgcgaaaaaaaaataaaaaaggtttgattatattatttttgACACTTAATGCTGACCGGATGTGGGGAGGAGCCAGAATTGACCCGCAGGCTGCTAGTTTGAGTCCCCCGATTTAAATTATGTATTTCTTTGATTATTAACAGCTTTGTTTTTAACCTTGTGAGTTTTGAAAATTGCTGCCGTGCCCCTGTTTTGAACTTAAAATCACTAGACAGCGTGGGTGGCCTTTACTattatgtataatataaatCCCCAGTGCTTGAGAAgagtttttgactgattgtccAGGAGCAACACAAACTCCCTCCCAGTCATTAAACAGTCACATTTTTCTACCAGCTTTATTTCAACCAAGAGTtggccaagtgtgtgtgtactgtaccgTAATGCAcaatacagtaaataatgtgtgtttttctgtgatagATTATGAAATAGAGCGCTCCTTCTTCTTGAGGATGAAGTGTGTTCTGGCTAAACGAAATGCAGGACTGACGTGTGGAGGATATAAGGTAAGTGACTTCACAGAAAATTACAGCAAATGTCTCTGTCTTAGATACTGTACTTTCAGGTCACTGTAGTGAATTGCTTTAAACTGACAGCTGTTTCCTGTAACCATATTTGTGCTATAAAAGACTGTAATTGGGTAGTATTACCCTTATAAGTCCTCTATTTTACTGTAACCTCACAGTTATTCCATATTACTCTgatgtagtagtagtatttcCACCAAAGAAACCCAATAAAAACTCACTTTATACACATTTCCTGTCATAGCCACttaattttacaataaaagaCAACATATGATTCTATAATGTGAATAATAACAGTAAAAGCCTGTGAAATCCTGAAAATAAggatttatttcattcattcttacATATTCAATGTAACCTACAGATTTTAAAAGCCATTGTTGATCTAATTCTTAAACAACCACAGAGTTAAACACTGAGGCCATATCCTTTTGAATCCTAGAACGTGTCTTTAGAAAGCAGTAGCAGATGGAGGTGTTCTGAATATTGATTCGGTCCTTTCTCTGTGGTTTCTCTCTTTTGCCATCTAATAACTAACTGTTGGCCCGTGCAAGTGTGTTACAACTGAGCAGCCAAAGCAGGCAATTTCCTGGGGCCTCCAGCTCAGAGGGGGCAAAGAGAACACCTCGTTACATGAGTGTGGAGTTATATGTTGTGCTTCTGTGAGGCCGAGTCATGTACATGTCAAAAGTGTATGTCTAGTCAAGTCaagcacatttcaaaacaaccagggttgaccaaagtgctttacaaattaaaagGCATAACAAGgtataacacaaaaaaaaacatacaagtgaaaaataatacaaattctCAATAGAATTGtcttttaaagtgatttaatttCGCTGGATAAATCGTTTAATAAGGGCAGCTACAGAAGAGTTTTTAGTCAGGTTTTTGGTACATCGATAAAGCAACCTGTCCTTTGACCTCAGAGCTCTGGATGTGGTGTGAAGGAGTTCAGAGGAaagatggtgccaaaccattaagacaataaaaaaacaatacaatttaaaaataacattaggAAGCCAGTAGAGGGAGTGCAACACAGGTGTGATGCGGTCTCTCAAAAAGCTGGAGTTGTTGGATAGACGACTGGTCTAAGACCCCATACAGAGAATCACAATGGATGAGTTTCTCTTGGATCTATACTATATACTGGATCTTGTGTATGAACataatgtgcatttttaaaatgtgttttccataCTTTTACCATATGCACGCCTATGGTTTTGAATTTACAAAAAGTCTTGGTGTCAGAGGGGTAATGTTATCTCAGTAACTCAGATGGAGAAAAGTAGCAAACATTCCTCTTTAAGCATCTCTTAAATAGAATCATTAATATTGCTTCATATCCTAACATCTTACTGAAAATACTTCTCCAAAGACGGTGTAAGACGTAATAGCTGCCATCAATTAAACCCTTAGTGAAGTACAGACATGGTAAATGGCCGTGGGAAGAATACACAACTCCTTTTATATACACCCTGGTggtttgtgtttataggtcacatattcaggctttaaaaaccttctcttttgtcttcttaagtgaactttgaactgtgatggttttccaaatttcacaaattcaatcaggttttaaacatttttagtactttttgctcaggtgtgtttatatcgtTGGTGAAattgaaagacatttttcatcagattgccgaggttgtgctgaaaaaaaggatataataaACTCTATATAccgtacgttttaacatagtaatggaaaaaaaggaagaaaggaagaaagaaagatatcCTTTGAATGTGCACTGACACTGGTATTGTGCTACTGTTTCCTAGGTCATTCACTGCAGTGGCTACCTAAAAGTACGTCAGTACATGATGGACATGGCTCTGTATGAATCCTGCTACCAGACTGTGGGTCTGGTGGCAGTGGGTCACTCACTGCCCCCGAGTGGCATCACTGAGATAAAACTCCACAGCAACATGTTCATGTTTCGAGCCAGTCTGGACTTCAAACTCATCTTCTTGGACACAAGGTAGAAAAGACTCTTGCCGAGTGGGTGGTTGAGCTAAACGGaccataaacatcacaaataattgacaaaaataaagtgCATCTTTACACAACACATTCATGAAATACTATGAAATTTGGACATACTGACTGTTCACTTGTGTTTGTGCTGGAACCAGGGTAGCTGAGCTGACTGGGTACGAGCCACAGGACCTGATAGAGAAGACGCTGTACCACCACGTTCATGCCTGTGATGTTTTCCATCTACGCTATTCTCACCATTTATGTGAGTCCTCAAGTCACTTAAATCTGCAGTATTTTAAGTACAACAATTTTAAGAAGGTTAGACAACCTTTCCCGACAGCAAACTGATGTGGGGACGATGTGGCTGTATTACAATGTGGTTACATTCTCACAAAAATATCTAGTTCTAGTTCCTTGAATAAGTTGACCATGCATATTTCTATCTGACCCCGCTCTTTTTGTTCCCTGTAGTACTGGTGAAGGGGCAGGTCACCACAAAGTACTACCGCATGTTATCAAAGCATGGAGGCTGGGTGTGGGTGCAGAGCTACGCCACCATCGTCCACAACAGCCGCTCCTCCAGACCTCACTGTATTGTCAGCGTGAACTATGTCCTCACGTGAGTCAGTGCACTTGTCCTCTACCTGTAAATCCCTGGTTCAAACCTCAGGTGAAATCaccacaaacacatactgtctgtctgtctgtctgtctgtttgcacACAGTGACATTGAGTGCAACGAGCTGCAGTTATCTCAAGATCAGCATGGAGCTGTTAAGCCTGGTCTGAGTCTTCTCTCCTCCGAGGATCACCGCAAACAACCAAGAACCAAAGCGGTCAGGATGACGACCAAACTCAGAGCAGCTCCTTATCCCGAGGTAGGACTTTCACTCGGATTACGAGTAGTACTTTTTGCCACAGACCTGAGACTATTATGTTAAAGCTTAATaataacacttttctttttttaatgttaattgtTGAAATCCTCCTCACATCTGCTTAATGGACTAGCACCCGTGCATGCAGCTGACCTTTTAAAACCAAGGTCAAGGTTGCCGCGCTCCATGGATCAGCAGCTCTAAGTCGTCGCGCGTACATATCTTAAAAACCAGAGCTTCATCCCactatatatgtttttaaatttgtcttAAAACTAATTTGTACTccttggcttttattttggaatgaGAGTGGCGTTTGTTGTGTTCGTTTTTTTTCAACTTCTATCTTTTTCTTCTAATTACATTATCATGTTATCtgctgttttttaaattgtgctttataaataaatctgGACTTGTTTGGATTGGACTGGATTAAATCAGTCATtatgctgctgttactgcagtAATGGCGGCTCTGCTATATGGAGGAACACATAAACTGGTCATCAGATTCATCTATAGACATGTGTCTTTCAATATCATGTGCAGCTGAATTTACCACAGGCAGACTCCAAACATTACgtagaaataataaaagagatCTTTGGTTTTGTGTGAATAGCAGCACAGGTTCATTCAGCCGGACCATGTGAGCTGCTCCCCACAGAAGGCGCCATGGAAAGAGAAACCTATACACCCGGTGACTCCCTGCAGGGAAAAGAGCTCCAGCTTGAGCCCTGAGACAAGTCCAGTGTCCTGCAGCCCCATTTACAACCTGAGCCTCCGTGACCAGCTGGCTCAGCAGATCATACACAGCTCTCTACACAGCAAAGGGCCTGTTGGATGGAACATCAGCAGCACGCCAGcaaccaaaaaacacacaggtataccaaagactgggtcaggacccacaagAGATTTTTGtgcatatgttttaaataaaatgcaaaatgctattttttttttttttattaatttgacCAAACATCTTTTGgaaatgattgatttattgattcaaAATGATACGAGATGTTACAGATTATGCACAGATTTGCTCTCGTCATGATTGATTAAAACATTGTGGTTCTGGTCACTGTTTGGTTAAATTACAGGCCCATCATTTTATCTGAAAGGGATAACTTTTGGTCCTTTTGGTCTGGATCTTGTTTATGAACACAACTTGACGTGGCATAACCATTTCTTCTGAAATAATCACCTTATTCATAATCACCTGTGGGAACTTTGATTATGATCATTTCTGTTATCCAGGTGAAATTGGTTGTGATCATGACTCACATGATCACAACCAATTTCACCTGCAATTTCACCAATTTCACCTGAGTCGTGACTCTAGTACAAATtgatttaaatagatttttttttaatgtgtttttcatacTTTTACCATATGCACAACTATATGTGTCTAATTTTGGGAggatttataaaataaaaaaaagaggtgaaatATTGGCTCAGCTCCTCAGATGGAGAAAAGTAGCAAACATTCCTCTTTAAACACCTCTTAAATAGAATCGTTTAAATTGCCTCACATTCTTATATCTTACTGAAAGTACTTCTTCAAAGACCGTGCGACGCTCCACTGCTGATTAATCAGGCTGTTGAGTTAGTGCAGTTGCACGTTGACAGATGACAAACTGAGCTTTGATGCGCTCAATGAAAAAAAGTCCACATTTTCCATTATAATCTTTGGAATTTAACTGTCCGCAATAGTTGCGTGGGATTGTTTCACTCTCGTTTTcctattctctctcttttctctgtcagTACGGGTCACTCACGATCACAAGTAAGAACTGTCCGCAGGGCGTTGTAAACGTGCGCAGCGAAATTGCTGCTACGGCCCTCAGAGACCTTCATGAAAATGTACATATGGTAATGATCACAATAAAGGTCACATCAGTCCTGAATGATTC from the Solea solea chromosome 4, fSolSol10.1, whole genome shotgun sequence genome contains:
- the sim2 gene encoding single-minded homolog 2 produces the protein MKEKCKNAAKTRREKENGEFYELAKLLPLPGAITSQLDKASIIRLTSSYLKMRAVFPDGLGDGWGQPPQFSSLDSTAKELGSHLLQTLDGFVFIVASDGKIMYISETASVHLGLSQVELTGNSIFEYIHPSDHDEMTAVLGVHQPPHHHFPPDYEIERSFFLRMKCVLAKRNAGLTCGGYKVIHCSGYLKVRQYMMDMALYESCYQTVGLVAVGHSLPPSGITEIKLHSNMFMFRASLDFKLIFLDTRVAELTGYEPQDLIEKTLYHHVHACDVFHLRYSHHLLLVKGQVTTKYYRMLSKHGGWVWVQSYATIVHNSRSSRPHCIVSVNYVLTDIECNELQLSQDQHGAVKPGLSLLSSEDHRKQPRTKAVRMTTKLRAAPYPEQHRFIQPDHVSCSPQKAPWKEKPIHPVTPCREKSSSLSPETSPVSCSPIYNLSLRDQLAQQIIHSSLHSKGPVGWNISSTPATKKHTGPMMLADCGYSDDIYHDCSNSMDKQSTSRLKEEPCKHHVLDQHGVTDIHSHHRQTKDSKPFSQDVLHHARSSEGLRGERALAWPLLSGLVLSKGEQVGSLHGLGQSLPVQMVLEQRRLCMMEAPYSHTAAGYPHAAHDDQQLHDDGADLQHKSAEEDRRMLAGVGVGMGLPQAPYMSWNFHQVLGKHGTIKSPPFTTLSHITDGHIYHGKELTSYSCDSQTHSSSSSPESHKDIPHYIGTSVIITNER